One window from the genome of Pararhizobium gei encodes:
- a CDS encoding recombinase family protein, with protein sequence MSKNVLFYARYSTERQNEVSIETQIDLGREFIEDKGWTLIDVFTDHAVSGTSYTTRPGIQDLLVRAGKRDIDVVLCVTVDRVSRDSEHGNGFLKRLRFQDIELWTVHGGTAVTDIEMSLRVTLSQELIEQIRYRTREGMKTAVRKGKATTCLAYGYKVRQEYDGNGDRIPGLRDIVPDHADTVRWIFQQYAEGVSPRDIARALNKQRIPGPRGKAWRDTAIRGHVTRGTGILNNETYIGRVVWNRRQYRKNPDTERRVARPNTDDKWVVNEDAKLRIVDDALWARVKARQAEVGDLFTHTKTNALNATHRPSYLLSGILECAECGGPYAISGKDRYSCTNHKKQIPIDDLDGACCQNQKTILRSDLESRVIACLPAAFLQLGIFDKVSADVLQRQQAKLKSTPSQSQQLTAELAKIEQQQASIIQQISDRAAEARPRLTALDDLLDRLELQRETFSAELANTAHVEPDMSERLAELRRQINPEAAQKIMALLLYFVRDDVDTTTKQPFVDMTRKFIQKVVITKTPGHRRRSFAFTAVLHRSSPQWKLRPSWSNA encoded by the coding sequence ATGTCAAAAAACGTTCTCTTTTACGCCCGCTACTCCACCGAGCGCCAGAATGAAGTCTCGATCGAGACCCAGATCGACCTCGGCCGCGAGTTCATCGAGGATAAGGGCTGGACGCTGATCGATGTGTTTACTGACCATGCGGTGAGTGGCACCTCCTACACCACGCGCCCCGGCATCCAGGATTTGCTGGTGCGCGCCGGCAAGCGGGATATCGACGTCGTTCTCTGTGTCACCGTCGATCGCGTCTCGCGCGACTCAGAACATGGCAACGGCTTCCTCAAGCGCTTGAGGTTTCAGGACATTGAGCTCTGGACCGTCCATGGTGGTACGGCTGTCACCGATATCGAGATGTCGTTGCGCGTCACCCTTAGCCAGGAACTCATCGAGCAGATCAGGTATCGCACGCGTGAAGGCATGAAGACGGCTGTGCGTAAAGGCAAAGCGACGACCTGCCTAGCATACGGCTATAAGGTAAGGCAGGAATACGACGGCAATGGCGACCGCATTCCTGGCCTACGAGATATTGTGCCCGACCACGCAGACACCGTTCGCTGGATTTTTCAGCAGTATGCGGAGGGCGTATCCCCGCGCGATATCGCCAGGGCTTTAAACAAACAGCGCATTCCCGGACCACGGGGCAAAGCATGGCGTGATACCGCCATCCGCGGGCACGTGACCCGTGGAACCGGTATCCTCAACAACGAAACCTATATCGGCCGCGTTGTCTGGAACCGCCGGCAGTACCGCAAAAACCCGGATACCGAGCGTCGCGTCGCAAGACCTAATACCGATGACAAGTGGGTCGTGAACGAAGATGCCAAACTGCGGATTGTCGATGACGCGCTGTGGGCACGGGTCAAGGCGCGCCAGGCAGAAGTTGGAGACCTTTTCACGCACACCAAGACAAACGCCCTGAATGCGACCCACCGGCCAAGTTATCTGCTGAGCGGTATACTCGAATGTGCCGAATGCGGCGGTCCCTATGCGATTTCAGGTAAAGACCGCTACAGCTGCACCAATCATAAAAAGCAGATTCCAATCGACGACCTCGATGGCGCGTGCTGCCAAAACCAGAAGACGATTCTCAGGTCCGATCTCGAAAGCCGGGTTATCGCCTGCCTTCCAGCAGCATTTCTCCAACTGGGTATTTTCGACAAGGTGTCGGCCGACGTCCTTCAACGGCAGCAGGCAAAGCTCAAGTCAACTCCGTCCCAGAGCCAGCAATTGACCGCAGAGTTGGCAAAGATCGAACAGCAGCAGGCGAGCATTATCCAGCAGATCAGTGATCGTGCGGCGGAAGCCCGCCCTCGCCTGACGGCATTGGATGATTTGCTCGACCGGCTTGAGCTTCAGCGAGAAACGTTTTCAGCTGAACTTGCAAATACGGCACATGTCGAGCCAGATATGTCCGAACGACTTGCCGAACTGCGCAGACAAATCAATCCGGAAGCCGCGCAAAAGATCATGGCGCTCCTGCTATATTTCGTGCGGGACGACGTCGATACCACGACGAAACAGCCCTTCGTGGACATGACCCGCAAGTTTATTCAGAAGGTCGTGATCACTAAAACACCCGGCCATCGCCGGCGGAGCTTTGCGTTCACGGCCGTATTGCATCGATCCTCGCCGCAATGGAAGCTGCGACCATCCTGGAGCAACGCTTGA